One segment of Brienomyrus brachyistius isolate T26 unplaced genomic scaffold, BBRACH_0.4 scaffold50, whole genome shotgun sequence DNA contains the following:
- the LOC125723517 gene encoding LOW QUALITY PROTEIN: delta-type opioid receptor (The sequence of the model RefSeq protein was modified relative to this genomic sequence to represent the inferred CDS: inserted 4 bases in 4 codons; deleted 4 bases in 4 codons), with amino-acid sequence MENAENLQANGTSLEGTNVERVLLPVLEALITMTDCXGHSLVVVILMGRRRAAAGGGGPRHGHALLALSGADLLLLACLPFHTAAAALGCWPLWFLLCKAVSFLGTACSCASAFTLAALAVSRYLTVVRPTSALRAHAHRHLRLLAAALWLPAVALAAPQFAFRAMDPSSQLYCFAFLSDISQLVYSIAFFLMALCSPPAVIILMYSRIYWFLRTRRRTGQAPQLERYQNQVTRTSXLLVLAFTLCWLPSYVLMYSLLGRGLQHMPRHGPLAIXGRLLAISSTVANPXLYVFMSHKFRKDLLRVGRGASCRGGPSQGCCCLGCSADTGKHNDPSKLSPPSASGKRPPEAGVETQT; translated from the exons ATGGAGAACGCGGAGAACCTGCAGGCTAATGGCACCTCGCTGGAGGGCACCAACGTGGAGAGGGTGCTCCTGCCAGTGCTGGAGGCCCTGATCACGATGACAGACT TGGGCCACTCACTGGTGGTGGTGATCCTGATGGGGCGGCGGCGGgcagcggcggggggggggggcccacgGCACGGACACGCTCTCCTGGCGCTCAGTGGCGCCGACCTG CTGTTGCTGGCTTGCCTACCGTTCCACACGGCGGCAGCAGCGCTGGGCTGCTGG CCCCTTTGGTTCCTCCTCTGCAAGGCGGTCAGCTTCCTGGGCACAGCCTGCTCCTGCGCCAGCGCCTTCACC CTGGCCGCACTGGCCGTCTCCCGCTACCTGACAGTAGTGCGGCCCACGTCGGCGCTGCGTGCCCACGCCCACCGCCACCTCCGGCTGCTGGCCGCCGCACTCTGGCTCCCTGCCGTCGCCCTAGCTGCCCCGCAG TTTGCCTTCCGCGCCATGGATCCATCCAGCCAGCTGTACTGCTTCGCGTTCCTGTCCGACATCAGCCAGCTGGTCTACAGTATCGCCTTCTTCCTGATGGCCCTTTGCTCTCCCCCTGCTGTCATCATCCTCATGTACTCTCGGATTTACTGGTTCCTGAGGACGAGGAGGCGCACAGGCCAGGCACCCCAGCTGGAGCGCTACCAGAACCAGGTGACGCGGACCT GGCTGCTGGTGCTCGCCTTCACGCTGTGCTGGCTGCCCTCCTACGTGCTCATGTACAGCCTGCTTGGCCGGGGTCTGCAGCACATGCCCCGCCACGGCCCTCTGGCCA GTGGCCGCCTCCTCGCCATCTCCTCCACCGTAGCCAACC ATCTCTACGTCTTCATGTCGCACAAGTTCCGCAAGGACCTGTTGCGGGTGGGCCGAGGGGCCTCTTGCAGGGGGGGTCCTTCCCAGGGATGCTGCTGTCTAGGCTGCTCCGCTGACACGGGGAAACACAACGATCCCAGTAAACTGTCCCCTCCTTCTGCCTCTGGAAAACGTCCCCCTGAAGCAGGTGTGGAAACGCAGACCTAA